Proteins encoded within one genomic window of Lysinibacillus louembei:
- a CDS encoding type III PLP-dependent enzyme domain-containing protein, translated as MDNRNKKMDLEYLRKSSFIQLEDEILDSIPTPYIIYNLSHLLGNLNQIISIIEPDFFYIPIKANYSQKIHDFLAKHTDGADVASLGEIDLATSAKYKSLHLSTPFLTIDILKKANLRECDSIDLYSLHQANILISYFATNKKINNPSISLRLKVPYTSNNSETYLNNSRFGILYKSKEFDDVILLLKKNNIKIECIHIHIGEYNNFSVISQIQKFLEKITLDIPYLKRINLGGGFTSLFGKYTDNEIRDTFHSFKNNILKVNSAIKFIIEPGMLTLMSSGTLAVSCIDSINSKDIIVDISAFNFFSWVKPRLLPSISAINENTEITIYGTTCYEEDIVSEKVYVSKIPKIGEKIFLAPAGAYINSINRNLHMFHITNELYIFEGVIYES; from the coding sequence TTGGATAATAGAAATAAAAAAATGGATTTAGAATATTTAAGGAAATCTAGTTTTATACAATTAGAAGATGAAATATTAGATAGCATCCCTACTCCATATATTATCTATAATTTATCTCATTTATTAGGTAATTTAAATCAAATAATCTCAATTATCGAACCAGATTTCTTCTATATTCCAATAAAGGCTAATTATAGTCAAAAAATTCATGATTTTTTAGCAAAACATACTGATGGTGCAGATGTAGCGTCATTGGGCGAAATTGATTTAGCTACTAGCGCTAAATATAAATCATTACATCTTTCAACGCCATTTTTGACTATTGATATACTCAAAAAAGCAAATCTTAGAGAGTGTGATTCAATAGATTTATATAGCCTTCATCAAGCTAATATTTTAATAAGTTATTTTGCAACAAATAAAAAAATAAATAATCCTAGTATAAGTCTTCGTTTAAAAGTCCCGTATACAAGTAATAACTCAGAAACTTACTTGAATAACAGTAGATTTGGAATTTTATACAAATCAAAAGAATTTGATGATGTAATACTATTATTAAAGAAAAATAATATCAAAATAGAATGTATACATATACACATCGGTGAATATAACAATTTTTCAGTCATTTCTCAAATTCAAAAGTTTTTAGAAAAAATCACTTTAGATATACCTTATTTAAAAAGGATAAATTTAGGTGGAGGGTTCACATCATTATTTGGAAAATATACTGATAATGAAATAAGGGATACATTTCATAGTTTTAAAAATAATATTTTGAAAGTTAATTCTGCAATAAAATTTATAATAGAACCGGGTATGTTAACATTAATGAGTAGTGGAACATTAGCCGTAAGTTGTATTGATTCAATTAATAGTAAAGATATTATAGTAGACATATCAGCATTTAATTTTTTCTCTTGGGTGAAACCTAGATTATTACCATCAATATCTGCAATAAATGAAAATACTGAAATCACAATTTATGGTACAACATGCTATGAGGAAGATATAGTCTCTGAAAAAGTATATGTATCTAAAATCCCCAAAATCGGAGAAAAAATTTTCCTTGCTCCTGCTGGTGCATATATTAATAGTATAAATAGAAATTTACATATGTTCCATATTACAAATGAACTCTATATTTTCGAAGGAGTAATTTATGAATCTTAA
- a CDS encoding helix-turn-helix domain-containing protein: MEVGHIIKAERMKQGMKQLVLSKGICTTSYLSRIEQGKIIPSEEIATLLLSKLGINLREIERGDSKNEEFEKYVYDVYRKAISIGVKEIIEQKLMELEKETPFLGNIQIHYTYLLIMLRFRIVVGRNFEEIKKDLVILEDASSHFNTQQLYLHELNKALYYYYVKEIKKSILCLEYLQSIISKVDMDNWEIAELDFIIGTIYAVDNRLIEAKLYIDKALSYFKEQLLMKRVLDGYISMGIIYQKNRQYSEALDTFVKAKQICNEFNLQGYLGIVYHNMGSVKIVMGQQKEGICYFHKSIETKTDKKSHFISIFCLIIEYSRSNQVTLVLKWCNKGIVLYEEMQDESLYAYRQHFEFYKALYENNETSQKKALKMIHYFSKIQDYRHAYKYSIALAEYYLQNKKYKLATFYFQEATKYSYLNKNIHSWEQL; the protein is encoded by the coding sequence ATGGAAGTAGGGCATATTATCAAAGCGGAAAGAATGAAACAAGGCATGAAGCAGCTTGTTTTATCTAAAGGAATTTGTACAACTTCTTATTTATCACGAATCGAGCAAGGCAAAATCATTCCAAGTGAAGAAATAGCAACTTTATTATTATCAAAGCTAGGGATTAACTTGCGAGAAATAGAAAGAGGTGATTCTAAAAACGAAGAATTTGAAAAATACGTATATGATGTATATAGAAAGGCAATTAGTATAGGGGTCAAAGAAATCATAGAGCAGAAGTTAATGGAGTTAGAAAAAGAAACCCCCTTTTTAGGAAATATCCAAATCCATTATACATATTTATTGATTATGTTGCGATTCCGTATTGTTGTGGGAAGAAATTTTGAGGAAATAAAAAAGGATTTAGTCATATTAGAAGATGCAAGTAGTCATTTTAATACACAGCAACTGTACCTTCATGAGTTGAACAAGGCACTATACTATTATTATGTTAAAGAGATTAAAAAATCGATATTATGTTTAGAGTATTTGCAATCTATTATTTCTAAAGTGGATATGGACAATTGGGAAATAGCTGAATTAGATTTTATAATTGGGACAATTTATGCAGTAGATAATCGTTTAATAGAAGCAAAATTGTATATTGATAAAGCTTTAAGTTATTTTAAAGAGCAATTATTGATGAAACGTGTGTTGGATGGTTACATATCAATGGGTATCATCTATCAAAAAAACAGACAATATTCGGAGGCATTAGATACCTTTGTAAAAGCAAAGCAAATATGCAACGAATTTAACTTACAAGGGTATTTAGGAATTGTATACCATAATATGGGGTCTGTGAAAATTGTTATGGGACAACAAAAGGAAGGAATTTGTTATTTTCATAAAAGTATAGAAACTAAAACAGACAAGAAGAGTCACTTTATTTCGATCTTTTGTCTAATTATTGAATACTCTAGAAGTAATCAAGTAACACTTGTTTTGAAATGGTGCAATAAAGGAATAGTGCTATATGAGGAAATGCAAGATGAAAGTTTATATGCTTATCGTCAACATTTTGAGTTTTATAAAGCACTATATGAAAATAATGAAACATCACAAAAGAAAGCATTAAAAATGATTCATTATTTCTCAAAAATTCAAGATTACCGACACGCCTATAAATATTCTATTGCATTAGCAGAGTATTATTTACAAAATAAAAAATATAAGTTAGCAACTTTTTATTTTCAAGAAGCAACAAAGTATAGTTATTTAAATAAAAATATCCATAGTTGGGAGCAATTATAG
- a CDS encoding arginase family protein — protein sequence MKLTSPAFYLSDNVSVTHDHNQITFIDFSRGISDEYTVADNFDFSIFETGISEYQINNSPEMLSMLKKGYFVSLLDLYQKYREKLNNRSFFGFPFLSIGEVINRDNITVSILGVCYDLGASYKKNQQFTPYILRETSQSNISKQFGNNMIADCGDITSDTVMKQNGEKIQQLQTICSLLSKYKKKPLIIGGDHSISFYSISGLLDSYNKITILHIDAHFDGVGYFENDIENLDHSNFINYLLFDERVEEIIHIGNRQMGYTPQESKKRRFVSLEQFLTEAPKKDAIYYLTFDVDWIDPTIISSVGTPVAFGATLKDVASLISHLKEYNLIGADIVEFIGSFEKNSENITINSIIQQILNLLR from the coding sequence ATGAAATTGACAAGCCCAGCTTTTTACCTTAGTGACAATGTAAGTGTTACACATGATCATAATCAAATAACATTTATTGATTTTTCTCGGGGTATTTCAGATGAATATACGGTAGCTGACAATTTTGATTTTTCAATTTTTGAAACAGGAATATCTGAATATCAAATAAACAATTCACCGGAAATGTTATCAATGCTAAAGAAAGGATACTTTGTCTCTTTACTAGACTTATATCAAAAATATAGAGAAAAGTTGAATAATAGATCATTTTTTGGTTTTCCTTTTCTTTCAATAGGAGAAGTAATTAATCGTGATAACATCACAGTATCAATATTGGGAGTTTGTTATGATTTAGGTGCTTCATACAAGAAAAATCAACAATTTACTCCTTATATTTTACGTGAAACAAGTCAGTCAAATATTTCAAAACAATTTGGAAATAACATGATTGCTGATTGTGGTGATATTACATCAGATACCGTCATGAAACAAAATGGTGAAAAAATCCAGCAATTGCAAACAATTTGTTCACTGCTATCAAAGTATAAAAAAAAACCATTAATCATTGGTGGTGATCACTCTATTTCATTTTACTCTATATCAGGATTATTGGATTCGTATAATAAAATTACTATTTTACATATTGATGCTCACTTTGATGGCGTAGGTTATTTTGAGAATGATATAGAAAATCTAGATCATTCAAACTTCATTAATTATTTGTTATTTGATGAACGGGTTGAAGAAATAATTCATATTGGTAATAGACAAATGGGTTATACCCCTCAAGAATCAAAAAAAAGAAGGTTTGTCTCTTTGGAACAATTTTTAACAGAAGCCCCAAAGAAAGATGCGATTTATTATCTAACTTTTGATGTGGATTGGATTGATCCTACGATTATCAGTAGTGTTGGTACTCCAGTTGCATTTGGTGCAACTTTAAAAGATGTTGCATCATTAATTAGTCATTTAAAAGAATACAATTTAATCGGTGCAGATATAGTTGAATTTATAGGCTCTTTTGAAAAAAATTCAGAAAACATTACAATTAATTCAATTATTCAACAAATATTAAATTTATTAAGGTGA
- a CDS encoding ABC transporter ATP-binding protein, whose translation MKISLTNIEKKYGDTQVLWPINLELNSKFTTILGQSGCGKTTLLKMLAGLEQPTQGEIRFDDTVIYSTEQKINIQPSKRNIAMVFQDFALWPHMTIFQNIAFGLKGIIAKAEIPQRVQHVMQLVSMEGFEQRKPGELSGGQQQRVALARALAINPKLILFDEPLSALDAVLREKMQYEIMNIIQSFDCQAIFVTHDQAEAMTMSDQIIVMEAGHIAQVGTPQEIYKTPATPYVADFIGKVNWLKQDRCIVRPEGISRQPREGTIAMPAKVMKSIFLGDRYFIQAQVGERE comes from the coding sequence ATGAAAATTTCATTAACGAATATTGAAAAGAAGTATGGAGACACACAAGTGTTGTGGCCGATTAATTTAGAGCTAAATAGCAAATTTACGACGATTTTAGGTCAATCGGGCTGTGGCAAAACGACATTGTTGAAAATGTTGGCAGGCTTGGAGCAGCCAACGCAAGGTGAGATTCGCTTTGATGATACAGTGATTTATTCAACGGAGCAAAAAATTAATATACAGCCTAGTAAACGAAATATTGCCATGGTGTTTCAGGATTTTGCCTTATGGCCACATATGACCATCTTTCAAAATATCGCCTTTGGTTTAAAAGGTATTATTGCTAAAGCTGAAATACCGCAGCGTGTGCAGCATGTGATGCAGCTTGTTAGCATGGAAGGCTTTGAGCAAAGAAAGCCTGGAGAATTATCAGGCGGGCAGCAGCAGCGTGTTGCTTTAGCACGAGCACTTGCGATAAATCCTAAGTTGATTTTATTTGATGAACCTTTGTCGGCACTAGATGCTGTACTACGAGAGAAAATGCAGTATGAAATTATGAATATTATTCAAAGCTTTGATTGCCAAGCGATTTTTGTGACACATGACCAAGCAGAGGCGATGACGATGTCTGATCAAATTATTGTGATGGAGGCAGGGCATATTGCACAGGTTGGTACACCACAGGAAATTTATAAAACACCTGCAACGCCTTACGTTGCTGATTTTATTGGTAAAGTCAATTGGCTAAAGCAGGATAGGTGTATTGTGCGTCCAGAAGGAATTTCAAGACAACCGCGTGAAGGCACAATTGCTATGCCAGCAAAGGTCATGAAAAGTATTTTTCTTGGGGATCGCTACTTTATACAGGCACAAGTAGGAGAAAGAGAGTGA
- a CDS encoding LysR family transcriptional regulator, whose protein sequence is MNNIKLQAFCLLVEHRKLAPVAQQLNITKPTVSFHIRSIEEEYGIQLFRTNAGGYRLTAAGEGLYHYAKQIVQLHKEMTNFIEDLLAGDVGSIRLGASGLPAHIFMPELIHKISTTYPAIQISFIVKTAPEIEELVAQHELDFGFIMETKQENPLLVYETIGEDTFVLAFSPKHELASKHNMTKADILQYKILLHTSSSSTNYFIEQWLGSQSAMNKMELDSISTIKKMLTFGTTVAFLSAALIEEELRAGSLVKKDLADRSLTRKIQFIYSSSRLDSPIDVFVKKAIGELQI, encoded by the coding sequence ATGAATAATATAAAATTGCAGGCATTTTGCTTATTAGTGGAGCACAGAAAGCTTGCTCCTGTCGCACAGCAGCTTAATATTACAAAGCCAACTGTTTCCTTTCATATTCGTTCCATTGAAGAGGAGTATGGCATCCAGCTATTTCGGACAAATGCTGGTGGCTATCGCCTAACCGCTGCTGGTGAAGGGCTCTATCATTACGCAAAGCAAATTGTACAGCTACATAAAGAGATGACAAATTTTATCGAGGATTTATTGGCAGGCGATGTCGGCTCCATCCGACTCGGTGCGAGTGGCTTACCTGCGCATATTTTTATGCCAGAGCTTATCCACAAAATTTCAACAACCTATCCAGCTATACAAATTTCATTTATCGTGAAAACAGCACCTGAAATTGAGGAGCTTGTCGCACAGCATGAGCTTGATTTCGGCTTTATTATGGAAACAAAGCAGGAAAATCCATTACTCGTTTACGAAACAATCGGTGAAGACACCTTTGTTTTAGCATTCAGTCCAAAGCACGAGCTCGCCTCAAAGCACAACATGACAAAGGCGGATATTTTACAATATAAAATTTTGCTGCACACCTCCTCCAGCTCAACAAACTATTTTATTGAGCAATGGCTAGGCTCGCAATCCGCCATGAACAAAATGGAATTAGACTCAATCAGCACCATCAAAAAAATGCTAACATTCGGCACAACTGTCGCCTTCCTGTCAGCAGCTTTAATTGAGGAGGAACTACGCGCTGGCTCCTTAGTCAAAAAGGATTTAGCTGACCGCTCCTTAACACGCAAAATCCAATTTATCTATTCTAGCTCTCGACTAGACAGCCCAATTGATGTTTTTGTCAAAAAGGCAATTGGGGAGTTGCAGATTTAA